The Argentina anserina chromosome 3, drPotAnse1.1, whole genome shotgun sequence genome includes a region encoding these proteins:
- the LOC126788412 gene encoding L-ascorbate oxidase homolog — translation MSAMMLLLLLCLSLGTISVVHCGDPTIFFDWNVSYGTLSPLGTPQQVILINGQFPGPNINSTTNNNVVVNVFNNLDDPFLLTWSGIQQRKNSWQDGTLGTMCPIPPGKNFTYQFQVKDQIGSFIYYPSTAMHRAGGAFGGLRINSRNLIPVPYDTPEDDYTVLIGDWYKKSHTDLKKQLDGGRSMARPDGVLINGKDAKGDGKDEPLFTMKAGKTYKFRICNVGLKSSLNFRIQEHWMTLVEMEGSHTVQNTYQSLDVHLGQCMAVLVTADKDPKDYYIVASTRFTKTVLTGKGILRYEGGKGPADPELPEAPEGWAWSLNQFRSFRWNLTASAARPNPQGSYHYGKINITRTLKLVNAATQVDGKLRYSINGVSHVDPETPLKLAEYYGVADKVFKADTIKDDPPADVDTKAIIQPNVVNQTHRDFVEIIFENHEKSLQTWHVSGYAVFAVGIEPGLWTPEKRSTYNLLDAVSRHTIQVYPKSWAAIMTAFDNPGMWNIRSEHPERRYLGQQLYVTVPNIARSTRDEYNMPDSALLCGIVKDMPKPPPPYSIA, via the exons ATGTCTGCAATGATGCTTCTGCTGCTGCTATGTCTCTCACTGGGGACAATTTCAGTCGTGCACTGTGGAGACCCTACCATATTCTTCGACTGGAATGTCTCCTACGGAACCCTCTCTCCACTGGGTACACCGCAGCAAGTCATTCTCATCAATGGTCAATTTCCTGGACCCAACATTAATTCCACCACAAACAACAACGTTGTGGTGAACGTGTTCAATAACCTGGACGATCCATTCCTTTTGACATG GAGTGGCATCCAGCAGAGGAAGAATTCATGGCAAGACGGAACACTTGGAACTATGTGCCCCATTCCGCCGGGTAAGAACTTCACCTATCAGTTCCAAGTGAAGGATCAGATTGGTAGCTTTATATACTATCCATCAACTGCCATGCACAGGGCGGGGGGTGCATTTGGCGGTCTCCGCATCAATAGTCGTAATTTGATCCCAGTTCCTTATGATACTCCGGAGGATGACTACACTGTCCTCATCGGGGACTGGTACAAAAAAAGTCACACCGATCTAAAGAAACAACTGGACGGCGGTCGCTCTATGGCCAGGCCTGACGGTGTCCTCATCAACGGTAAAGATGCAAAGGGGGACGGTAAAGACGAGCCACTCTTCACCATGAAAGCCGGCAAGACATATAAGTTTAGGATTTGCAATGTAGGTCTCAAGAGCAGCCTCAACTTTAGGATCCAAGAGCACTGGATGACGTTGGTGGAAATGGAGGGCTCCCACACCGTCCAAAATACGTACCAGTCACTTGACGTCCATCTAGGGCAATGCATGGCGGTGCTAGTCACAGCAGACAAAGACCCCAAAGACTATTACATAGTAGCGTCCACAAGATTCACCAAAACCGTGCTCACCGGTAAGGGCATCCTACGTTATGAAGGTGGTAAGGGCCCTGCTGATCCTGAGCTCCCTGAGGCTCCAGAAGGATGGGCATGGTCTCTCAATCAGTTCCGTTCCTTCCGTTGGAATCTCACTGCTAGTGCTGCTAGGCCTAACCCTCAGGGCTCCTACCATTATGGTAAGATTAACATCACCCGCACCCTCAAACTCGTTAACGCCGCCACCCAAGTGGACGGCAAGCTACGGTACTCCATAAACGGAGTCTCCCATGTGGATCCTGAAACCCCACTCAAGCTTGCTGAATACTATGGAGTGGCTGACAAGGTGTTCAAGGCCGACACCATCAAGGATGATCCCCCGGCTGACGTGGACACCAAGGCCATTATACAACCCAATGTTGTGAATCAAACCCATAGAGATTTTGTGGAGATCATCTTCGAGAACCACGAGAAGAGCCTCCAGACATGGCACGTGTCGGGATACGCAGTCTTCGCTGTCGG CATCGAGCCAGGGCTATGGACACCGGAAAAGAGAAGTACCTACAACCTTCTTGACGCTGTGAGCAGGCACACAATCCAAGTGTACCCCAAATCATGGGCTGCCATCATGACAGCATTCGACAACCCCGGAATGTGGAATATTAGGTCTGAACATCCGGAACGGCGCTACTTAGGGCAACAACTCTATGTCACCGTTCCTAATATTGCACGTTCTACCAGGGACGAGTACAACATGCCAGATAGCGCCCTGCTCTGCGGCATTGTTAAGGACATGCCCAAGCCCCCACCTCCTTACTCCATCGCGTGA
- the LOC126787590 gene encoding uncharacterized protein LOC126787590: protein MRGLLSNDGMNDWSHFGKRLKDHQMIDDHLLNENTWSDLRLRLVRHETIDKAYQDQIRKEKEHWRNVLKRIIAIVKFLAKYNLAFHGTHERLYEHDNGHFLGAVEMMAECEEVMEEHCQRITSSKIHIHYLGHHIQNELLHMMVVEIKDISHQEQMSLILRCVNVSKSPIQIEEFFLEFLHVHDTSGQGLFEELEAVLHSLNLDINNVRGQGYDNGSNMKGKHQGVQKKLLDINPIAFYTPCGSTKRWQILKDNVKCLTLKPLSITRWESRIESVKPLKVLQSDDMQIDVAINYVKGLIAWLDRFRESGFTNALKDAKDIADTLKVASVFPERRHIQKKRFFDKSSSEPSPSSSGEESFRVPYLMFIIDQAKGSLIIRFEQYQQYEDIFGFIFTSESLCSMHDDDLRNACIHLEITLQHGESSDVHGEALFRELKLLREVLPMGKMVDADILSCLQERNTFPVAKIAYRILLTVHVTVASTEKSFSKLKLLKSYLRSTMSQERLNGLALISIDNEMLGKISYNKLIDDFAAKKARRRIFK, encoded by the exons ATGAGAGGTCTGTTATCTAATGATGGGATGAATGATTGGAGTCATTTTGGCAAGAGACTTAAAGACCACCAAATGATTGATGATCATCTCCTCAATGAAAATACTTGGAGTGATTTGCGTCTCAGATTGGTGAGGCATGAAACCATTGATAAAGCTTATCAAGACCAAATTAGGAAAGAGAAGGAACACTGGAGGAATGTGCTAAAGAGAATAATTGCAATTGTGAAATTTCTTGCCAAATACAACTTAGCTTTTCATGGAACTCATGAGAGGCTTTATGAACATGATAATGGTCACTTTTTGGGTGCAGTTGAGATGATGGCAGAATGTGAAGAAGTGATGGAGGAGCATTGTCAACGCATAACCAGTTCTAAAATTCATATCCACTATCTTGGTCACCACATCCAGAATGAGTTGTTGCATATGATGGTTGTTGAGATCAAAG ATATTAGTCACCAAGAACAAATGTCTTTGATTCTTAGATGTGTGAATGTTTCTAAGAGTCCAATACAAATTGAAGAGTTCTTCTTGGAGTTTCTACATGTGCATGACACTTCTGGTCAGGGATTATTTGAGGAGCTGGAGGCTGTGTTACATTCTTTGAATCTTGATATCAATAATGTTAGAGGACAAGGATACGACAATGGGTCAAATATGAAAGGGAAACACCAAGGGGTACAGAAAAAGCTACTAGATATCAATCCTATAGCATTTTACACCCCATGTG GCTCTACAAAACGGTGGCAAATTTTGAAAGACAATGTAAAATGTCTAACTCTCAAACCATTATCCATTACACGTTGGGAAAGTCGTATTGAGAGTGTTAAGCCACT CAAAGTGCTCCAATCTGATGATATGCAAATTGATGTTGCCATAAATTATGTGAAAGGTCTTATTGCTTGGCTTGATCGGTTTAGAGAATCTGGATTCACAAATGCACTTAAGGATGCTAAAGATATTGCTGATACATTAAAGGTTGCTTCTGTTTTTCCAGAAAGACGTCACATTCAGAAGAAAAGATTCTTTGATAAAAGTAGCAGTGAGccatcaccatcatcttcAGGTGAGGAATCCTTTAGAGTGCCTTATTTGATGTTTATTATAGATCAAGCTAAGGGCTCATTAATCATAAGGTTTGAACAATATCAAcaatatgaagatatttttgGGTTTATATTCACTTCAGAATCTTTATGTTCCATGCATGATGATGATCTAAGAAATGCTTGTATTCATCTTGAGATTACTTTGCAACATGGAGAGAGTTCAGATGTTCATGGGGAAGCCTTATTTAGAGAACTGAAATTGTTAAGGGAGGTATTACCTATGGGGAAGATGGTTGATGCAGATATATTGAGTTGTTTACAAGAAAGGAATACTTTTCCAGTTGCTAAAATTGCTTATAGGATCTTGTTGACGGTGCATGTTACCGTTGCTTCAACCGAGAAGAGCTTTTCCAAGTTGAAGTTATTGAAATCTTACTTACGATCAACTATGTCGCAAGAAAGATTAAATGGACTTGCTTTAATTTCAATTGATAATGAAATGCTTGGAAAGATCAGCTATAACAAACTGATTGATGACTTTGCAGCTAAGAAGGCAAGGAGAAGGATATTCAAATGA